GATTTTTCCACCTATGTAAGAGACAACGAATTCATTTTTCTCGATGCGGAAGCAGGACACGTAGTTCGTTTTCCGACTTTGGAAGAAGTCAAATACTACGGTTTTTCATCCACATACCCGGTCGAAGAAAACGAAACAAAAAAAATCAGAGCCGTAAGCAAAGACGGAATCCGAGTCAAAATCAAATGTAATTTAGAATCAGAACTCGACTGCGAACAGGCGATTCGCTCCGGTGCAGAAGGCGTTGGCCTCTTTCGAAGTGAATCCCTATTCTTAAAATACCAAGACAGCAACGTTTCCGGCGAAGAACAGTTCCGCGCGTATAAGGCGATCGCTGAAGGAATGGAAGACAAACCCGTTACGATCCGAACCTTCGATATCGGAGCGGATAAATTTTCTACGGGAGAAGAAGAGGAGAATCCGTTCTTGGGAAATAGAGGAATTCGATATTCCCTTTCCAATCCGGAGTGGTTCAGTGAACAACTAACAGCGATTTTGCGAGCCTCGGCTTTCGGGAATGTAAGCATTCTACTTCCGATGATCACCGGCCCGGCGGAAATCATCAAGACCAGAGCCTTACTGGAAGAATGTAAACGCAAACTCAGCGCTCAAAAAGAGAAATTTAATAAGAAAATTAAGGTCGGCGCGATGATCGAAACCCCCGCCGCGGTCTCTGCCTTGGATCTGATCGCCAGAGAAGCGGATTTTTTCTCAGTGGGAACGAACGATCTTCTTCAATATATCATGGCTGTGGATCGAAATAATATCCACGTTTCTTCCCTCTACAATCCGTATCACATCGCCTTTTTACGCGCGCTCATTCGAATCGTAGAAGTCTCAAGGGATTATGACAAACCTCTGGGAATCTGCGGGGAACTCGCTTCTGATACGAACTTTACGATCTTCTTGATCGGAATCGGAATTCGGGATCTTTCGGTATCGATCCCGTTTTTGAATCCGATACGAAAAATCATTCGTTCCATTTCGCTCCATCAAGCGGGAATTCTGGTGAAAAAGATTTTAGAACTTTCCGAAGAAGAAAACTACGAAAATATCGAAGCCTTTCTTTTCAGTAAACACCTCAGTTAGAAATTTCTTTTTCCAAAATCAAGAACACGAAAGAATCCCAGACTTTTTCCTTCTCCTGAAAAAAGACAGGACCCAACGTTTCCTTATCTTTCTTCAAACAAAGATACGAATGTTTATCGGTACGAAGATAAAATTTTCCGGTGGTTCCAGAAAGAAGCTGAATCAGATCCTTTAATAATTTCGGAAGATTTTTTTCGTTTTCGGGTAACGAGACTCCGGTCATGAGTATTTCCTGATTCTCCCAGGTTCCGGAAATGGTCACGGCTTTGGGATTCCATTCCTCGAATAACTCCTTTTCGTAAGTCGCCAACGCAGGATTCAGGATCGTATGAATTTCGGAATTCAGCGTGAGAGGGAATTCTTTTCCTACCACTCTCGGTATAAATCCTTCCGTTCGAAATTGTTTCCAATTTTCAAATCCTTCTATTCTAGAAAGTCCTCTTATAAACCCGGGAGTGAGTCCACCCACCGTAATCGCATTTTTGGAAAGATTGGCGTTCAGAATCGAGCGCATACATAAAAATCCCAAGTTGTAAGGGGAGAATTGGGAAACCTGGGAAAAGTTCCAAACCTCGTTCTCTCTCATGGGGGAAAGATAGAGATTGTCCAGTGCGTATAAATCTCCGTGCCCGGAAGGGGAAAATACGGAAGATTTCTGGATTTGTTTCTGAGTGCCGGCCATATACTGTTCCTATCGGTACGGCTCTTCATTCTCAGAAGAAATAAAAAAGCCAGCTTTTTTAGGGCTGGCTGATTTCAGTTCGAAAAATCGAAAAATTCTAATCTTGGTTTGTCGCGTAGATTTTTTTGATCTTGTCGATGTATTTCTCAGTGATCACGTGACGTTTCATTTTCATCATATTGTTCAATTCCTCACCCACTTCAAAAGGTTTGGAGATGATGATAAATGGAGTCACTTGCTCAAAGGATTTGAATCCGTTTTTCGTATTATTGAGCGCCTTGATCTCTTTTCTATAAAGAT
This window of the Leptospira stimsonii genome carries:
- the ptsP gene encoding phosphoenolpyruvate--protein phosphotransferase, whose protein sequence is MIPSKRTVFPGITAFPGKLYGKVLKTGKKRNTILTGTYVHESAKEEEIEKFKTALEESLESLRILITSVEASGPDHKEVQEILETQAMICSDPSLSTSVQKRILDLGENAILAVQNVTHEISEKFRAMESEFFRERVDHFHDVSNRLIEFIAGKKEEDSFLSGLKEDLILVARELTPSQMILMDKSRIRGIATDLGGKTGHMAILARNYGIPTVVGLKDFSTYVRDNEFIFLDAEAGHVVRFPTLEEVKYYGFSSTYPVEENETKKIRAVSKDGIRVKIKCNLESELDCEQAIRSGAEGVGLFRSESLFLKYQDSNVSGEEQFRAYKAIAEGMEDKPVTIRTFDIGADKFSTGEEEENPFLGNRGIRYSLSNPEWFSEQLTAILRASAFGNVSILLPMITGPAEIIKTRALLEECKRKLSAQKEKFNKKIKVGAMIETPAAVSALDLIAREADFFSVGTNDLLQYIMAVDRNNIHVSSLYNPYHIAFLRALIRIVEVSRDYDKPLGICGELASDTNFTIFLIGIGIRDLSVSIPFLNPIRKIIRSISLHQAGILVKKILELSEEENYENIEAFLFSKHLS
- a CDS encoding LIC11631 family protein, producing the protein MAGTQKQIQKSSVFSPSGHGDLYALDNLYLSPMRENEVWNFSQVSQFSPYNLGFLCMRSILNANLSKNAITVGGLTPGFIRGLSRIEGFENWKQFRTEGFIPRVVGKEFPLTLNSEIHTILNPALATYEKELFEEWNPKAVTISGTWENQEILMTGVSLPENEKNLPKLLKDLIQLLSGTTGKFYLRTDKHSYLCLKKDKETLGPVFFQEKEKVWDSFVFLILEKEISN